GCCGACGCGCCGGCCGCCGCGGAACCCGCCGACGAGCCGGCCCCGGAGCCGGTCACCGTGGTGCAGCAGCCCGAACCGCCCGCCGCCGAGATGCTCCTGGAGGAGATCCCCCAGGAGTCGGCGGCGGCCCCGGACCCAGGCCCCGCGCCCCGCCCGGAGACCGGCGGCCCGTCCTCCGACCTCTTCCGCCAGTACCTCCGCGAGATCGGCCGGATCCCGCTGCTCACCGCCGCCGAGGAGGTCGAGCTCGCGCGCCGCGTGGAAGCCGGCCTCTTCGCCGAGGAGAAGCTCACCAACACCCCCGACCTCTCCTCCCAACTCGCCCACGACCTCGACCGGTTGGTGGTCCTGGGGCGGATGGCCAAGCGCCGCCTGATCGAGGCGAACCTGCGCCTGGTGGTCTCCGTCGCCAAGCGCTACGTCGGCCGCGGCCTGACCATGCTCGACCTCGTCCAGGAGGGAAACCTCGGACTGATCCGCGCCGTCGAGAAGTTCGACTACGCCCGCGGCTACAAGTTCTCCACCTACGCGACCTGGTGGATCCGCCAGGCGATGTCCCGCGCGCTGGCCGACCAGGCCCGGACCATCCGCGTCCCGGTCCACGTCGTCGAGCTGATCAACCGCGTGGTGCGGGTCCAGCGCCGGATGCTCCAGGAACGCGGCTACGAACCCACCCCCGAGGAGGTCGCCGCCCACCTCGACCTCACCGAGGGACGCGTCAGTGAAGTGCTGCGGCTGGCCCAGGAACCGGTCTCGCTGCACGCCCCCGTCGGCGAGGAGGAGGACGTCGCCCTCGGCGACCTCATCGAGGACGGCGACGCCGCCTCACCCGTCGAATCCGCCGCGTTCCTGCTGCTCCGCGAGCACCTCGACGCGGTGCTGTCCACTCTCGGCGAACGCGAACGCAAGGTCGTCCAGCTCCGCTACGGGCTCGCCGACGGCCGGCCCCGCACCCTGGAGGAGATCGGCCGGATCTTCGGCGTCACCCGCGAACGCATACGGCAGATCGAGTCCAAGACCCTCAACAAGCTCCGCGACCACGCCTTCGCCGACCAGCTCCGCGGCTACCTGGACTGACCCCGCGGTCCGCGGCGCCGGGCGCCCGGGCCCCCGGTCGTCACCCGTCCCGCCGGTCCGCCCACGCACCCGGATGGATCTCGTCCCGCACCGTCGTGTACTGCTGCCGCACGGCCTGCCCCACCGCCAGCTCCTCACCCGGCTCGAACACCTGGCTCGCCGCGGCCGGCCACTGCGGCGGATCGACCCACACGGGCCCGCCGCCCGGCCCGGCCTCCGCACCGGCGGCCGGCGTCAGCGTGCCG
The sequence above is a segment of the Streptomyces lydicus genome. Coding sequences within it:
- a CDS encoding RNA polymerase sigma factor, translated to MPESSERGGSGRTPPETPAEPLSMYGTDGGPAATVPGLSAASAAITLEVAPVQTQTLADAPAAAEPADEPAPEPVTVVQQPEPPAAEMLLEEIPQESAAAPDPGPAPRPETGGPSSDLFRQYLREIGRIPLLTAAEEVELARRVEAGLFAEEKLTNTPDLSSQLAHDLDRLVVLGRMAKRRLIEANLRLVVSVAKRYVGRGLTMLDLVQEGNLGLIRAVEKFDYARGYKFSTYATWWIRQAMSRALADQARTIRVPVHVVELINRVVRVQRRMLQERGYEPTPEEVAAHLDLTEGRVSEVLRLAQEPVSLHAPVGEEEDVALGDLIEDGDAASPVESAAFLLLREHLDAVLSTLGERERKVVQLRYGLADGRPRTLEEIGRIFGVTRERIRQIESKTLNKLRDHAFADQLRGYLD